One genomic window of Choloepus didactylus isolate mChoDid1 chromosome 27, mChoDid1.pri, whole genome shotgun sequence includes the following:
- the TMEM147 gene encoding transmembrane protein 147: protein MTLFHFGNCFALAYFPYFITYKCSGLSEYNAFWKCVQAGVTYLFVQLCKMLFLATFFPTWEGGIYDFIGEFMKASVDLADLIGLNLVMSRNAGKGEYKIMVAALGWATAELIMSRCIPLWVGARGIEFDWKYIQMSIDSNISLVHYIVASAQVWMITRYDLYHTFRPAVLLLMFLSVYKAFVMETFVHLCSLGSWTALLARAVVTGLLALSTLALYVAVVNVHS, encoded by the exons ATGACTCTGTTCCATTTCGGGAACTGCTTCGCCCTCGCCTACTTCCCCTACTTCATCACGTACAAGTGCAGCGGCCT GTCTGAGTACAACGCCTTCTGGAAGTGCGTCCAGGCCGGGGTCACCTACCTCTTCGTGCAGCTCTGCAAG ATGCTGTTCCTGGCCACCTTCTTTCCCACCTGGGAAGGCGGCATCTATGACTTCATTGGA GAGTTCATGAAGGCCAGCGTAGACTTGGCAGACCTGATAGGCCTGAACCTTGTCATGTCCCGGAATGCCGGCAAGGGGGAGTACAAGATCATGGTTGCTGCCCTGGGCTGGGCCACCGCAGAGCTCATTATGTCCCG CTGTATCCCCCTCTGGGTTGGAGCCCGAGGCATTGAATTTGACTGGAAGTACATCCAGATGAGCATCGACTCCAACATCAGTCTG gTCCATTACATCGTGGCATCTGCCCAGGTCTGGATGATAACGCGCTACGACCTCTACCACACCTTCCGGCCGGCAGTCCTCCTGCTGATGTTCCTTAGCGTCTACAAGGCCTTTGTCATGGA GACCTTCGTCCACCTCTGCTCCCTGGGCAGCTGGACGGCCCTGCTGGCCCGAGCGGTGGTGACAGGGCTGCTGGCCCTCAGCACCTTGGCCCTGTATGTCGCCGTTGTCAATGTGCACTCCTAG